The following coding sequences are from one Rathayibacter sp. SW19 window:
- the dapE gene encoding succinyl-diaminopimelate desuccinylase has product MPLDLTASSIDITRQLCDIDSVSGNETRLADAIVAALAGADHLEVIREGNTIVARTALGRARRVIIAGHLDTVPVNGNLPTRFEPKSAGATPVEYLWGRGTVDMKAGVAVQLKLALELVAPTVDLTWMWYDNEEVDASLNGLGKLAGVRPELFAGDFAILGEPTNGAVEGGCNGTLRFDLRTHGKRAHSARPWAGENAIHKVAGILAILAAYEPRQVDVDGLVYREALNAVMITGGIATNVIPDECTVHVNYRFAPSRSGEQAIDHVRELFDGYDLTVADLSEGARPGLDAPLAQGFIAALGVEVKPKYGWTDVARFARLGVPAVNYGPGDALLAHTDDERVALQQITDCERGLRTWLSAADG; this is encoded by the coding sequence GTGCCTCTGGACCTGACCGCCTCGTCGATCGACATCACCCGCCAGCTCTGCGACATCGATTCGGTGTCCGGCAATGAAACCCGGCTCGCCGACGCGATCGTTGCCGCGCTCGCCGGAGCGGATCATCTCGAGGTCATCCGGGAGGGCAACACGATCGTTGCGCGCACGGCACTGGGTCGGGCGCGGCGTGTGATCATAGCTGGCCACCTGGACACGGTGCCGGTCAACGGCAATCTGCCGACTCGATTCGAACCGAAAAGCGCCGGCGCGACACCCGTCGAATACCTCTGGGGTCGCGGCACGGTCGACATGAAGGCGGGCGTCGCCGTGCAGTTGAAGTTGGCGCTCGAGCTGGTTGCGCCGACCGTGGATCTGACCTGGATGTGGTACGACAACGAAGAGGTCGACGCGAGCCTGAACGGGCTCGGGAAACTTGCCGGCGTTCGCCCGGAGCTGTTCGCCGGCGATTTCGCCATCCTCGGCGAGCCCACGAACGGCGCAGTCGAGGGCGGATGCAACGGAACGTTGCGTTTCGACCTGCGCACGCACGGCAAGCGGGCGCATTCGGCTCGCCCCTGGGCCGGTGAGAACGCCATCCACAAAGTCGCTGGGATCCTTGCGATCCTGGCGGCGTACGAGCCGCGACAGGTCGATGTAGACGGACTCGTCTACCGCGAGGCACTCAACGCGGTGATGATCACCGGTGGTATTGCGACTAACGTGATCCCAGACGAGTGCACGGTGCACGTCAACTACCGGTTCGCACCGAGTCGCTCCGGGGAACAGGCGATCGATCACGTGCGCGAGCTGTTCGACGGCTACGATCTCACCGTTGCCGACCTGTCTGAGGGTGCCAGACCCGGATTGGACGCACCGCTTGCACAAGGGTTCATTGCGGCGCTCGGCGTCGAGGTCAAACCGAAGTACGGCTGGACTGACGTCGCACGATTCGCACGCCTCGGAGTGCCGGCGGTCAACTACGGCCCCGGCGATGCCCTGCTGGCCCACACGGACGACGAACGGGTCGCGCTGCAGCAGATCACCGATTGCGAACGGGGCCTTCGCACCTGGTTGAGCGCGGCGGATGGTTGA
- the dapD gene encoding 2,3,4,5-tetrahydropyridine-2,6-dicarboxylate N-succinyltransferase → MPSQETSTSAAPTHAWGYGLATIASDGTVLDTWFREPRLGTLPAGRDRWIVPAEFSALTGDDPRRSVHIDAVTVEIELAVPPASTSDAYLRLHLLSHLLVKPNTINLDGVFAVLPIVAWTNAGPVLPADFDRLRPALQRAGIQVSGIDKFPRLLDYVSPDRVRIADASRVRLGAHLAPGTIVMHEGFVNFNAGTLGSSMVEGRISQGVVVGDGSDVGGGASIMGTLSGGGTQQVAIGERALLGANSGIGISIGDDCIVEAGLYVTAGTKVVVVGAPPTADGVAQTVKAVELSGVPNLLFRRNSLTGAVEVLQRSGAGIRLNPALHA, encoded by the coding sequence ATGCCCTCCCAGGAAACCTCAACGTCGGCCGCGCCCACGCACGCATGGGGTTACGGCCTCGCCACAATCGCTTCCGATGGCACCGTGCTCGATACCTGGTTCCGCGAGCCGCGACTCGGAACGCTTCCGGCTGGCCGAGATCGCTGGATCGTGCCCGCCGAGTTTTCGGCCTTGACCGGTGACGACCCGCGACGCAGTGTGCACATCGATGCGGTGACCGTCGAGATCGAACTCGCTGTGCCGCCGGCATCGACATCGGATGCCTACCTGCGGCTACACCTGCTCTCGCACCTGCTCGTCAAGCCGAACACGATCAATCTCGACGGTGTGTTCGCCGTTCTGCCGATCGTTGCCTGGACAAACGCCGGCCCGGTATTGCCTGCCGACTTCGACCGGTTGCGACCGGCACTGCAACGCGCGGGCATCCAGGTCAGCGGCATCGACAAGTTCCCGCGTCTACTCGACTATGTCTCACCAGACCGCGTGCGCATCGCGGATGCCTCGCGTGTACGGCTCGGCGCACATCTCGCACCGGGCACCATCGTCATGCATGAAGGCTTCGTGAACTTCAACGCGGGCACGCTCGGTAGTTCCATGGTGGAAGGTCGCATCTCGCAGGGGGTTGTGGTCGGTGACGGATCGGACGTCGGCGGTGGCGCATCCATCATGGGCACTCTGTCCGGCGGAGGCACCCAGCAGGTTGCGATCGGCGAGCGGGCCTTGCTGGGAGCGAACTCCGGGATCGGCATCTCGATCGGCGACGACTGTATCGTCGAGGCGGGCCTGTACGTGACCGCGGGCACCAAGGTAGTCGTCGTCGGCGCGCCGCCCACCGCCGACGGGGTCGCTCAAACGGTGAAGGCGGTTGAGCTCTCCGGTGTGCCGAATCTGCTGTTCCGCCGCAACTCACTGACCGGCGCGGTAGAAGTACTGCAGCGCAGCGGCGCGGGCATTCGGCTCAACCCCGCCCTTCACGCCTGA